A genomic window from Gossypium hirsutum isolate 1008001.06 chromosome D10, Gossypium_hirsutum_v2.1, whole genome shotgun sequence includes:
- the LOC107914653 gene encoding uncharacterized protein → MANLVPGVLLKLLQHMNTDVKVAGEHRSSLLQVVSIVPALAGGELFPNQGFYLKVSDSSHATYVSLPDEHDDLILSDKIQLGQFIHVDRLESASPVPILHGVRPVPGRHPCVGSPEDIVATHSLGFLNNGSKNGSGISKPGEKVKSPSKQVSGEKDKSVGSRSNGGAREDQLDKKMASLTRSKSQSTKPTLTSDTKKEPLGKLKVLSSRSIPSSPTSCYSLPTSFEKFASGIKQQAEIKALRKGSPKVGSMEKPSSLHGTSPTGKKVPVIRTLVQGIELGAKALRKSWEGNLEVKGRDHSKPRASKHDIKQESRSTSVPRKSTSSEKLLPKEENKLQTSTRSLKEESKSPVSTKKVMPNGMLDEQEIPNKPRTYIGKKSGDLSSNGGLGNLVKVPINSKRLTDGSVSWGTLPSSLSKLGKEVMKHRDAAQTAAIEALQEAAASESLLRCLSLYSDLTTSAKEDNPQPAVDQFLTLHARLSNVRMVADSLLKTIPVGSSPESEGNPSEEAVKVALDRRKYAASWVQAALATNLSSFSVFTKEHNSITSHASASVQSQKTIPANQNILILENSAKNASAKAQGKTRPVIVSKLVAQGVLRKAGDVSGLGPKVPVQPPPEWTRGNGLDEAVDLAEMLRMESQDWFLGFVEKFLDADVDTSALSDNDQIAGMLTQLKSVNDWLDEISSSKDEGEGEETTPHVSSETIDRLRKKIYEYLLTHVESAAAALGGGGSQPLPPIRAAETKSKK, encoded by the exons ATGGCAAATCTTGTTCCAGGGGTTCTTCTGAAGCTTTTACAGCATATGAACACGGATGTGAAGGTTGCTGGTGAGCACAGGTCATCTCTATTGCAAGTAGTGAGTATAGTTCCTGCACTAGCAGGAGGTGAGCTCTTCCCTAACCAAGGCTTTTACCTTAAGGTTTCAGATTCATCTCATGCTACATATGTATCATTGCCTGATGAACATGATGATCTGATTCTTAGTGATAAGATCCAATTAGGTCAGTTTATTCATGTTGATCGCTTAGAATCCGCTTCACCGGTTCCCATTCTTCATGGGGTTAGGCCGGTCCCTGGGCGACACCCTTGTGTTGGGAGCCCTGAGGATATTGTTGCAACTCATTCTCTTGGATTCCTTAATAATGGTAGTAAAAATGGCTCTGGTATTTCAAAACCTGGAGAGAAAGTTAAGTCACCATCAAAGCAAGTCAGTGGAGAGAAAGATAAATCTGTTGGGAGTAGATCAAATGGTGGTGCAAGAGAGGATCAATTGGATAAGAAAATGGCTTCTTTGACTAGATCAAAGTCTCAATCGACTAAACCGACATTGACTTCAGATACGAAGAAGGAACCTTTGGGGAAATTGAAGGTTCTAAGCTCACGGTCGATTCCGTCTTCCCCCACTAGTTGTTATTCATTGCCAACATCTTTTGAGAAGTTTGCCTCTGGGATTAAGCAGCAGGCGGAAATAAAGGCTCTGAGAAAGGGAAGTCCCAAGGTGGGATCCATGGAGAAGCCCAGTTCTTTACATGGGACGAGTCCGACCGGGAAAAAAGTACCGGTTATCAGAACTTTGGTTCAGGGGATTGAATTAGGAGCAAAGGCTTTGAGAAAGAGCTGGGAAGGGAATCTGGAAGTGAAGGGTAGGGACCATTCTAAACCGAGGGCTAGCAAGCATGATATCAAGCAAGAATCTCGGAGCACTTCT GTTCCTAGAAAGAGCACATCAAGCGAAAAGTTGCTGCCCAAAGAGGAGAATAAACTACAAACATCAACCAGGTCACTAAAAGAGGAGAGCAAATCTCCGGTTTCAACTAAGAAAGTCATGCCAAATGGAATGTTGGATGAGCAAGAGATACCGaataaaccgagaacttacattGGGAAGAAATCTGGAGATCTAAGTAGTAATGGTGGCTTGGGGAACTTGGTTAAGGTTCCAATAAATAGTAAAAGGTTGACTGATGGAAGTGTTTCATGGGGTACACTCCCCTCTTCTCTTTCAAAGCTAGGAAAG GAGGTCATGAAACATAGAGATGCAGCACAAACGGCAGCAATAGAAGCTTTACAAGAGGCTGCTGCTTCAGAGAGCTTACTTCGATGTTTAAG CTTATATTCTGATCTTACTACTTCTGCCAAGGAAGATAATCCTCAGCCTGCAGTGGATCAGTTCTTAACTCTGCATGCGAGGTTGAGTAATGTTCGGATGGTTGCTGATTCTTTATTGAAAACTATTCCAGTCGGTTCATCTCCGGAGTCTGAAGGAAATCCATCAGAAGAGGCAGTGAAGGTTGCATTGGATAGGCGGAAATATGCAGCTTCATGGGTGCAAGCCGCATTGGCTACCAATCTATCGTCCTTCTCGGTTTTTACCAAAGAACATAATTCAATAACGAGTCATGCATCAGCATCTGTGCAAAGCCAGAAGACTATCCCAGCcaatcaaaacattttaattctaGAAAATTCTGCTAAGAATGCTTCTGCAAAAGCCCAAGGGAAAACTCGTCCGGTAATTGTTTCTAAGCTTGTAGCACAGGGTGTTCTTCGAAAAGCAGGGGATGTTTCAGGCCTCGGACCGAAGGTACCGGTCCAGCCACCACCAGAATGGACAAGGGGAAATGGCCTTGATGAGGCTGTTGACTTGGCTGAAATGCTGAGAATGGAGTCCCAGGATTGGTTCTTAGGATTTGTCGAGAAATTCTTGGATGCCGATGTCGATACATCTGCTTTATCAGACAATGATCAAATAGCTGGGATGTTGACACAGCTTAAGAGCGTGAATGACTGGTTAGACGAAATCAGCTCAAGCAAAGACgaaggagaaggagaagagaCGACACCCCATGTTTCATCAGAGACAATTGATCGGCTAAGGAAGAAAATATACGAGTATCTTCTTACACATGTCGAATCTGCTGCTGCTGCTCTAGGTGGTGGCGGATCACAACCCTTACCACCTATTCGAGCAGCTGAAACAAAATCGAAAAAGTAA